The sequence below is a genomic window from Desulforamulus hydrothermalis Lam5 = DSM 18033.
GCCAGAAGCATTTCTTATTTTTATAAATACTAATGTAGCATTGGCCGAGCAAAGCCCGAGGAACTTAATTGGGTTTGTTGAACATTTTCAGAGCGTGGTGGCCTACTTTAAAGATAATGAGGGTAGGAGGAACTAATCATGGAACTTATCAAATATGTAACGATTAAAGGAATCATATTGTGCGAGACCGGCCTACGGATTGGCGGTTCTAACGACGATATTGAAATCGGCGGCAATGATAATCCTATTATCCGTCATCCCCTAACTGGTTTGCCTTATATTCCCGGCTCGTCTTTAAAGGGGAAAATGCGTGCCTTGTTAGAGTTAAGACATTCTTCAAAAACTCAAGAAACCGGAGAACCATGCACCTGTGGCAACTGTCAGGTGTGCAGGATTTTTGGTACTCATAAAGCTAAAGAGAGCAAGTTGGGGCCGACCCGTATTATCGTAAGAGATGCTAACTTAACTGCCGAATGGATTGAAGAATTAAAGGTGGCCAACCGGGACAAAGGAATCTTTTTTTCTGAAGTGAAGTACGAAAATCTGGTTAACCGAAAAACTGGTAAAGCAAACCACCCTAGACCTAATGAACGGGTGCCTGCCGGGACGGAATTTAATTTTGAAATAGTGTTGAAAATTTTTAACCAAGATAGTGAAAAAGACATGCTAAATTTTGTTAAAGAGGGTTTAGGCTTGATTGAAAAGGATTATCTGGGTGCTTGCGGTTCCAGAGGGTATGGCAAGGTTCGTTTTATTAACCTTACCCTGGATAACGAACCACTTGAGTTATAAGAGGGGAAGAACTGTGGAAATTTACCGCATAAAAATACAACCCAAAGGCAGTTTTATCACACCATTTCAGGCAGATGCCATCTTTGGCGGTCTTTGTTGGGTGATCAGGTATTTTAAGGGAAATGAATATCTAAAAACCATGCTTGGCGATTTCTGTGCGGGTCGTCCCTGGTTTGTTCTTTCCAACGCTTTTCCAGGAGATTTATTACCAAAACCCATGGTAAAGATGAAAAGAGCTGCTCCCGCCAGTTTTAAAGAAGAACTGAACCAGGCCCGAGAGGGTAAACGGCTGAAAAAGATTTTGTATCTGACACCTGCAGAATTTAACCAATTGGCTGCCGGTTCATTTTGCTCCATAGAAACTAAAAAGGCGCCAATTATTTTATCGGCTAATTTATATAACCAAATTAACCGCATAACTGGCTCTACACGTGAGGGTGGCCAACTTTATGAGTTGGAAGAAAGTTATTTGCATCCAGATTATAATTATTTTTCCGTCTATATAAAAGTAAAAGAAGTAGGTTTATTAGAATTGCTTTTAAATGTTTTTGAACAGTTAGGTAGTATGGGATTTGGTAAGAGGAAATCAGTCGGCAAGGGTTGTTTCAATGTAATTGGAGTTGAGAAATATAATTTTAAAGCGGTAGAAAATGCCAATGCATTTATTAGCTTATCGAATTTCGTGCCGGCACCCAGCGATCCGGTAGAAGGTAATTACAGCATACTGGTTAAATATGGTAAGTTGGGCGAACACCTGGCGATGTCGGGAAACCCCTTTAAAAGCCCCCTGATCATGATAAAGGCAGGTTCTGTATTTCGAGCGAATGGACCGATCAAGCATTTCTACGGCCGGATGGTCGAGAATATTGCTCCCCAGCATGTACAGGTATTGCAATATGCCTTGGCCTTCAGTATTCCGGCCCGATGGGAGGATTAAAGTTGAAGGTATTGCTGTCATTTGTCGGGGAACAGGATCCCTATTCGGATAAGACAAGTGAAGAAGGTTCAATTGTTACTCTTTGCCGGCATCTCAAACCGGAAACAGTATACCTTTTTCCAACTGCAGCAGGATTTAACGTGAGAAGTGAAACCCAGTCCAGGGCGGTAGACACAGAAAATTGGATTAAAAGTGAGGTCAGCAACCAGATTAATGTATTTATAAGACCGTTACCATTTTCTGACCCTACTGATTATGCTGTTATTTTACCTTTAACCAGGAGAACAATAGAAGGGATTTTGCAAGAGACCAAACAAGTGGAATGTGAATTTCATATAAACTGTTCATCAGGAACACCTCAACTTAAAAGTACCTGGTTGATTCTGGCCAATGCCGGCATGTTAACAAATTGCCACTTATGGCAGGTGGCCAATCCACTGTATAATCAAGATAAGCGGATTAACCGTTTGGAAGTAACTTTTTTGGAAGAAGAAAACCTATTGGCTCGTATCAAACAATATGCCAGAGAGTTTTTGTTTCAAGGGATAGCACAGGAATGTGAAAGGCTTAAGGATATCACTTTATACTCTTACCGTAAAGAAAAGGCACAATTGCTGGCAAAAATATTCAAAGCATATCAAAGCTGGGATTTAATCCGCTATAATGATGCTTACCAACGACTTAATAGCGTATATGTCGAGTCCTGTAAGGCCAGGGATTTATCAGAACTGGTTAATGTTTTAGAACCTCAGGTGAAAGTACTGGCAGAACTAAAACAAAACCATGAGAGGGAAAATCAGTATAACCTGGTTGACCTGTATATGAATGCAAGACGTCGCTTGGTCAGGTCGGATTATACCGATGCTCTTTCCAGATTTTGGAGAATATATGAAGGTGTATTGTTCTACTATTTTAGAAAACATTATCAAATTGAACCAAAGGATTTGCAAAACAGTCAAAATCAGAACTGCGTGCAAGCTATTTGGCAATCAAAATATTTTATTCAAGGCATAAAACAAATATCAATTGCTAATTCTGTTAAAATTCTCAAAGAAGTATTACAGGATAAAACTTTTAACAAATTAAATAAGCAAACTATTATGGTCAAACGGGGACAAACGTTCCAGTCTTTGGGAATCTTTGAGCTGTTAGAAGAACTTCGCGGTAAAAGAAATGAATCAATTGTTGCTCATGGAATGAAACCGATCACTGAGGATGACGCTATAAACTGTATTACGGCTGCTGAAGCCATAATAAAAGGTTTTATTCCTGAAGCCAGTCAACTAATTACAAACTACCCCCTTGATCTTCTGCAAGTGTTAAAAGTAATTGAAGTTCTGGACAAAGCTTTTTCTTTATGACTTTAAACATATTTCTGTGAAGGTATGGTAAAAAGAGAATTCATTGCAGGAGATTATAAAGTTACCTCGATACTGGAGAAATTTAATATATCATCTTAAGCATACAAACGCCCGGGATATGGCTTAGTTGCCTGCCCGGGCGTTCTATGTTTGGCTAATCGGTGACAGATAACTTAAAGCGTAACCATGTCGGCAATTAAACAATGGGTATGTTGGGTTAATGCTTTAATATTTTTGCGAAAACGTTCGTAGCGGAAACAACAATATTCCAAAAAGTCGTCGCCGTTATAATGCCTGATTAAGGCCCATACTGTCCAAAGCAAATCCTGAGCTGCCATAAAGCCTTTTATTTTTGCTTCCTCTTCAGGGGTCAGCGGGCGGTTGAAATATTTTTCAATTAAAAAATCTATGGCTTCAGCAGGCAGTTTGGATTCAATGATGTAAGCTGCCACATCCCAGCAAGGGTCGTTCATGCCTGAATACTCCCAGTCAATAAGATATATCCTTCCTCTTTCATCAATAAGAAAGTTTTCAGGTACAGTATCGTTATGACAGGGGGCCAGTATAGTATTTTTAATATTTTGCCGGAAAAAATCAAACAATTGATTTTTCAGACCATGGTAATCAAAGAAAAAATCGCCGCGCTGCTTTTGAATAATTTGTTCATATTTAGCCAGCTCTGTTGGCCAATCGAAACGGTTTGGGAAATGCTTTGGCAAAGAATGAATTTTTTTCATTATATTAGCAACAGAAGATAAATTTTGCGGCAAACAGGGGTTGGCTTGAGCTATGTTCAGGCTGTTATCAATATAAACACTTATTTTAATACCGCTGACTTCATCAAAAAAAATACAATCAGAGTTTACACCAAACTCTGAGGCGATATTATTATTTATCCTTTCAATAGAACGATCAATGATCTGTTCTGTCATACCGCCCGGCTGCCTGATTACATATTCAGTACCCTTAATATTCATTATATAGTTGTAATTGGTAAGCCCGCCGGCAAAACAAGTTTTGTCAAACACAATGCTATCATCGTGAAAAACTTGGCGTAACTTTTCTTGAACTAAATCTTCAATCCTCATACATAACTCCAACTAAATGATTATGAAAGGTATATTGTTTATTTACTATAGCAGAAAAAGTTCACAAGATCAATGATTTGGACGGTGCTGGTTAAAAGTAAGTTTAATCGGTATATATTTGACACAAAACATTCATAATTTGGCATCTAATTACTGAATTTATCAAACCAGATTAAACCATAATTAAATTTTTGTCCGGATTTTTCAATTAAGTCGATTTAGTTCAATAACCGATTTTCACTAGACACAATAATGCTAATCATACATATTCATTATTCAAAAAATTTTCTCCTTCCTGCGCTATTATTAAATTGAAAATAATCAAACAAATTGTCCGACAATTTTGTTTGCAGGCCCAAAAGGTGGGCAACCCGGGAAGAAATTTGAGCAAGGGGAGTTGTATTAATGAAATACCATGGCGAAGAAGCGTTGGGGCTGATTGAAACAAGAGGCATGGTGCCGGCGATTCAAGCGGTTGATGTAATGTGCAAAACCGCGGATGTGGTGCTTGTTTCTTTTGAAAACATGGGTTCCGGGCTTGTCACGGTTATGGTTAAAGGTGATGTTGCTGCGGTGAGGTCGGCGGTAGAACAAGGGGCAGCCGCAGCTGCTGCCATAGGCGAGCTGACGGCGTATAACGTCATGCCGCGTCCCATTAGCCGGGTAGGTAAAATTGTTTCCAGACATGACATTGATGCGGAGTAAGAAATTAAAATTTGGAGGAGCAGCCGCATGAATAAAAATGAAGCTTTGGGATTTATTGAAACCTACAGTTTGGTTTCGGTGCTGGAAGCTGCGGATGCCATGTGCAAGGCGGCGGATGTAGAATTGGTCGGTTATGAAAACGTGGCTTCCGGTTTAATTTCTGTGGTGGTACGTGGTGACGTAGGAGCAGTCAAAACGGCGGTGGAGGCCGGCGTTAAGGCTGCTGAAAAGGTGGGCAAGGTCTACAGCTCCAACGTTATTGCCCGGCCGCATCAGGATGTAGAAAAGATTGTTGCCAGATACGTGATTGATTGGTAATAAGCCAGGTATGGGAGAGCGGAAAGGAGGGGAGAAGGATGCATCGAATTGACAACGACTTGCTTTCCGTCCAAGAGGCTCGCATTCTTGTAGAAAACGCTCGGGAAGCACAGAAGGTGCTGGCCGCCTTTCCCCAGGAGAGGTTGGATAAAATTGTCCGGCGTATGGCTGAAGAGGTATTAAAATACGCCAAGGAACTGGCTGTCATGTCCTGTGAAGAAACGGGTTTTGGCAGATGGCAAGACAAGTTTGTTAAAAATGTCTTTGTCAGTGATTTTCTCTACAAGAAAATCAGGGATATGAAAGTGGTTGGCATTATCGGCGAAGATAAAGTCAATCAAACCATGGATATCGGGGTGCCCGTCGGTGTAATTGTTGCTTTGCCGCCGTCAACCAATCCTGTGTCCACTACCATATACAAAACATTAATTGCTGTTAAATCCGGCAATGCCATTATTTTTTCACCGCATCCAAAGGCGAAAAGAACCATTGGCAAGGTGCTTGATATATTAATTCGGGCAGCGGAAGACAGCGGCCTGCCCAGCGGCGCTGTTGGCTATTTGCGGACACTGGCCCATGACGGAACCGTGGCTTTAATGAACCACCCGGACACCTCGCTTATTTTAATTACCGGGGTGCCCAAGCTGGTTCAGGCAGCCTATAAATCCGGCAAACCAACCATTTATGGTGGGCCGGGTAACGGTCCGGCCTTTATTGAGCGTTCCGCTGATATAAAAAAGGCGGTAGCGGATATTATTGCCAGCAGAACCTTTGATTACGGAGTTGTTTCGGCTTCCGAACAATCCATCGTGGCCGAAGAATGTATAGCCGATGAAGTAAGGCGGGAGCTGAAGCGAAACGGAGCTTACTTCATGTCCGCCCTGGAATCGGAAAGGCTCAGCAAATACTTTTACCGCCGTGACGGCAGCTTAAATCCCGAAATTGTCGGCAGGCCGGCCTATGAACTGGCACAGCGCATCGGCATTACCGTGCCGGAGGATACCACCGTATTAATATCAGAACAAAAATATGTGTCTCCCACTAACCCTTATTCCCGGGAAAAACTTTGTCCGGTGCTGGCCTTTTACGTAGAAAAAGACTGGCGCAATGCCTGTGAGAAATGTATAGAGTTGCTTATTAATGAGGGCTTGGGTCATACGCTGATTATTCATTCGCAAAACGAGCAAGTGATACGGGAATTTGCCCTTAAAAAGCCGGTCTCGAGGGTGCTGGTAAATACCCCTGCCACGCTGGGCGGCATAGGAGCAACTACCAATTTGTTTCCGGCCTTAACCCTGGGCACGGGGGCTGCGGGCGGCGGGTATACTTCTGACAACATTTCCCCCATGAACCTGGTTAATATCCGGAAAGTCGGCTATGGTGTACGGCAGTTGGCGGATGTAACTAACGTTGGCTGGGTTGGGGAAGTTTTAAATAACGGCAACCATAGCCCTGCCGGCGAAAGCGCGCATGATTTAAAAGAGTTGCTTGAAGAGTTAGTTAAGCGTCTTAGGCAGTGCGGGAACAATTGAGGTGACGACAGAATGAAACGTTTTACCATTATGCCCAAGATTTATTTTAATGAAGGATCCATGCAATTTCTCAAAGAAATCAAAGGGTCCTTTGCCTTTATTGTATCTGACGCAATTATGGAGAAGTTGGGGTATCTGCAAAAAGCCATAGATTACCTGGCTGAAGCAGGTTTAAAGACAGCGGTTTTTACCGATGTACGACCCGACCCGGATGTCAAAGTAATTGCGGCAGGCATGCAGAAGTACCTGGCTGCCCAGGCGGATGTTGTGGTTGCGCTGGGCGGCGGTTCTGTCATTGACGCGGCCAAAGGTATTTTATATTCCCTGTGGCAGTTTAAAAAAGCCGCCGGCGAGGAATTTAAAAAGCCCCTGTTTATTGCTATACCCTCCACCAGTGGCACCGGTTCTGAAGTGACCAACTTTTCGGTGATAACTGCTGACGGGCAAAAAGTAGTCATTGTGGACGAGTGGATGGCGCCGGACATCGCCATACTTGATTCTACCTGCATCCAGCATGTTCCCCAGCCGGTGGTGGCAGATACCGGTATGGATGCGCTGGTGCATGCTATTGAAGCATACGTTTCCACAGAGGCCACTCCTTGTACAGATGCCCTGGCAGAAAAGGCAGTTCAGTTAATTTTTGAAAATCTTAAAACATTGTATAACGATACGGGCAA
It includes:
- the csm3 gene encoding type III-A CRISPR-associated RAMP protein Csm3 codes for the protein MELIKYVTIKGIILCETGLRIGGSNDDIEIGGNDNPIIRHPLTGLPYIPGSSLKGKMRALLELRHSSKTQETGEPCTCGNCQVCRIFGTHKAKESKLGPTRIIVRDANLTAEWIEELKVANRDKGIFFSEVKYENLVNRKTGKANHPRPNERVPAGTEFNFEIVLKIFNQDSEKDMLNFVKEGLGLIEKDYLGACGSRGYGKVRFINLTLDNEPLEL
- the csm4 gene encoding type III-A CRISPR-associated RAMP protein Csm4, giving the protein MEIYRIKIQPKGSFITPFQADAIFGGLCWVIRYFKGNEYLKTMLGDFCAGRPWFVLSNAFPGDLLPKPMVKMKRAAPASFKEELNQAREGKRLKKILYLTPAEFNQLAAGSFCSIETKKAPIILSANLYNQINRITGSTREGGQLYELEESYLHPDYNYFSVYIKVKEVGLLELLLNVFEQLGSMGFGKRKSVGKGCFNVIGVEKYNFKAVENANAFISLSNFVPAPSDPVEGNYSILVKYGKLGEHLAMSGNPFKSPLIMIKAGSVFRANGPIKHFYGRMVENIAPQHVQVLQYALAFSIPARWED
- a CDS encoding choline kinase family protein, whose translation is MRIEDLVQEKLRQVFHDDSIVFDKTCFAGGLTNYNYIMNIKGTEYVIRQPGGMTEQIIDRSIERINNNIASEFGVNSDCIFFDEVSGIKISVYIDNSLNIAQANPCLPQNLSSVANIMKKIHSLPKHFPNRFDWPTELAKYEQIIQKQRGDFFFDYHGLKNQLFDFFRQNIKNTILAPCHNDTVPENFLIDERGRIYLIDWEYSGMNDPCWDVAAYIIESKLPAEAIDFLIEKYFNRPLTPEEEAKIKGFMAAQDLLWTVWALIRHYNGDDFLEYCCFRYERFRKNIKALTQHTHCLIADMVTL
- a CDS encoding BMC domain-containing protein, which produces MKYHGEEALGLIETRGMVPAIQAVDVMCKTADVVLVSFENMGSGLVTVMVKGDVAAVRSAVEQGAAAAAAIGELTAYNVMPRPISRVGKIVSRHDIDAE
- a CDS encoding BMC domain-containing protein, with product MNKNEALGFIETYSLVSVLEAADAMCKAADVELVGYENVASGLISVVVRGDVGAVKTAVEAGVKAAEKVGKVYSSNVIARPHQDVEKIVARYVIDW
- a CDS encoding acetaldehyde dehydrogenase (acetylating), which encodes MHRIDNDLLSVQEARILVENAREAQKVLAAFPQERLDKIVRRMAEEVLKYAKELAVMSCEETGFGRWQDKFVKNVFVSDFLYKKIRDMKVVGIIGEDKVNQTMDIGVPVGVIVALPPSTNPVSTTIYKTLIAVKSGNAIIFSPHPKAKRTIGKVLDILIRAAEDSGLPSGAVGYLRTLAHDGTVALMNHPDTSLILITGVPKLVQAAYKSGKPTIYGGPGNGPAFIERSADIKKAVADIIASRTFDYGVVSASEQSIVAEECIADEVRRELKRNGAYFMSALESERLSKYFYRRDGSLNPEIVGRPAYELAQRIGITVPEDTTVLISEQKYVSPTNPYSREKLCPVLAFYVEKDWRNACEKCIELLINEGLGHTLIIHSQNEQVIREFALKKPVSRVLVNTPATLGGIGATTNLFPALTLGTGAAGGGYTSDNISPMNLVNIRKVGYGVRQLADVTNVGWVGEVLNNGNHSPAGESAHDLKELLEELVKRLRQCGNN
- a CDS encoding 1-propanol dehydrogenase PduQ, translated to MKRFTIMPKIYFNEGSMQFLKEIKGSFAFIVSDAIMEKLGYLQKAIDYLAEAGLKTAVFTDVRPDPDVKVIAAGMQKYLAAQADVVVALGGGSVIDAAKGILYSLWQFKKAAGEEFKKPLFIAIPSTSGTGSEVTNFSVITADGQKVVIVDEWMAPDIAILDSTCIQHVPQPVVADTGMDALVHAIEAYVSTEATPCTDALAEKAVQLIFENLKTLYNDTGNVTARERMQNASCIAGMAFTNAGLGINHSLAHALGGTFHIPHGRANALLLSAVIEYNADLNNPDSRHVAERYARLANVINLPARTYREGVVNFLQAVKDLKKSLGIPDGISQLGIDKNKFEDQLANMALIALNDRCTATNPKQPSQEDLRKILCKSF